The Mycobacterium seoulense genome has a window encoding:
- a CDS encoding D-sedoheptulose-7-phosphate isomerase, with product MAGMSASDVVTPSVELVQARLAETIAVKQQMLSGVIAAQTVEIARLMIESLRSGGKVIFFGNGGSAQDAGHLAAELMGRFAFDRPGLAALSLPDATAAMTAIGNDYSYDEVFVRQVLAAGRAGDVVVGLTTSGNSPNVVRALEAAGDAGMTTVALTGARGGKVAGVAKFCIRVPSDNTGRVQEACLHLGHSICEMVEAALFPRPC from the coding sequence ATGGCAGGCATGAGCGCCTCGGATGTCGTCACGCCAAGCGTCGAACTGGTCCAGGCTCGACTGGCGGAGACGATCGCCGTCAAGCAGCAGATGCTCTCGGGCGTCATCGCCGCGCAGACCGTCGAGATCGCCCGACTGATGATCGAGTCGCTGCGTTCCGGCGGGAAGGTGATCTTCTTCGGCAACGGCGGATCCGCGCAGGACGCGGGGCACCTGGCCGCGGAGCTGATGGGCCGCTTCGCTTTCGACCGCCCGGGTCTCGCCGCGCTCAGCCTGCCGGACGCCACGGCGGCGATGACGGCGATCGGTAACGACTACTCCTACGACGAGGTCTTCGTCCGCCAAGTGCTCGCCGCGGGCCGCGCGGGCGACGTCGTGGTCGGCCTGACCACGTCGGGGAACTCACCGAACGTCGTCCGCGCGCTGGAGGCTGCCGGCGACGCCGGCATGACGACGGTCGCGCTCACCGGTGCGCGCGGCGGGAAAGTGGCCGGCGTCGCCAAGTTCTGCATCAGGGTCCCGAGCGACAACACCGGCCGGGTCCAGGAGGCGTGCCTGCACCTGGGCCATTCGATCTGCGAGATGGTCGAAGCGGCGCTGTTTCCCCGGCCCTGCTGA
- a CDS encoding GNAT family N-acetyltransferase, translated as MDIFEGCPTADLAPLAASLQPLRAAAGQVLMQQGEEAVSFLLISSGVVEITHVGEDGVVIVEHAFPGMLIGEIALLRHIPRTATVTTAGPLTGWIGDNDAFVRMVHIPGVMDRLLRTVRQRLAAFITPIPIRVRDGTHLMLRPVLPGDTERTVHGHIQFSSETLYRRFMTPRLPTPELMHYLSEVDYVDHFVWVVIDGGDPVADARFVRDEGDRSVAEVAFTVADAYQGRGIGTFLINALSIAARVAGVEKFSARMLSDNLPMRTIMDHHGAIWQREDVGVITTIIEVPHRRDHGFRREVAAQIEHVARQMIEVVG; from the coding sequence ATGGACATCTTCGAGGGATGTCCCACCGCCGATCTCGCGCCGTTGGCCGCCTCGCTGCAACCGCTGCGCGCCGCGGCCGGCCAGGTGCTGATGCAGCAGGGCGAGGAGGCCGTCTCCTTCCTGCTCATCTCGTCGGGCGTCGTCGAGATCACCCACGTCGGCGAGGACGGCGTGGTCATCGTCGAGCACGCGTTCCCGGGCATGCTCATCGGAGAGATCGCCCTGCTGCGGCACATCCCGCGGACCGCGACGGTCACCACCGCGGGACCGCTGACCGGTTGGATCGGCGACAACGACGCCTTCGTCCGCATGGTCCACATACCCGGGGTCATGGACCGGCTGCTGCGCACGGTGCGCCAGCGTCTGGCCGCGTTCATCACACCGATCCCGATCCGCGTGCGCGATGGCACGCATCTGATGCTGCGACCGGTGCTGCCCGGCGACACCGAGCGGACCGTGCATGGACACATCCAATTCTCCAGCGAGACGCTGTACCGGCGGTTTATGACGCCGCGCCTGCCCACCCCGGAGCTGATGCACTACCTCTCGGAGGTCGACTACGTCGACCACTTCGTCTGGGTGGTGATCGACGGCGGGGACCCGGTGGCCGACGCGCGCTTCGTGCGCGACGAAGGCGATCGCAGCGTCGCCGAGGTCGCGTTCACCGTCGCCGACGCCTACCAGGGGCGGGGGATCGGCACCTTCCTGATCAACGCGCTGTCCATCGCCGCGCGGGTGGCCGGGGTCGAAAAGTTCTCCGCGCGAATGCTTTCCGACAACCTGCCGATGCGCACCATCATGGACCACCACGGGGCGATCTGGCAGCGCGAAGACGTCGGCGTCATCACCACGATCATCGAGGTGCCCCACCGCCGCGACCATGGCTTTCGGCGCGAGGTGGCCGCCCAGATCGAGCACGTGGCCCGCCAGATGATCGAGGTGGTCGGCTGA
- a CDS encoding WecB/TagA/CpsF family glycosyltransferase → MSRAHRSSPGLTGAGPRKVQVGGLRFDALTEQQVVDVVRAAWATGRGGSIVPVNVDVARAAARDPELADLIARASLVVADGMPLVWAARAKGDRLPERVAGSSLIFPLSAAAAAAGKSVYLLGGAEGVPERAAASLLARSNGLRVAGLCSPEFGFDKTAEGARRAVAAVAAAAPDLVFVGLGFPRQERLIELLRQELPTAWFLACGGGIAMTAGVVRRASPALQRLGLEWVHRLALEPRRLARRYLRDDLPFALALVIRSAAQRFRRSESPWRSR, encoded by the coding sequence GTGAGCCGCGCCCACCGAAGTTCGCCGGGATTGACCGGCGCGGGCCCGCGCAAAGTCCAGGTGGGCGGTCTGCGGTTCGATGCCCTGACCGAACAACAGGTCGTCGACGTCGTGCGCGCGGCGTGGGCCACCGGCCGGGGTGGCTCGATCGTGCCGGTGAACGTGGATGTGGCCCGGGCGGCCGCTCGCGACCCCGAACTCGCCGACCTGATCGCCCGGGCGTCCCTCGTCGTGGCGGATGGGATGCCGTTGGTGTGGGCGGCGCGGGCAAAGGGTGACAGGTTGCCGGAGCGCGTCGCCGGCTCGTCGTTGATCTTTCCGTTGAGCGCCGCGGCGGCCGCCGCCGGGAAGTCGGTGTACCTCCTCGGCGGCGCCGAGGGGGTACCGGAGCGGGCGGCCGCTTCGCTGCTGGCGCGATCGAACGGCCTGCGCGTCGCCGGCTTGTGTTCGCCGGAATTCGGCTTCGACAAGACAGCGGAAGGGGCGCGCCGCGCGGTCGCCGCCGTTGCGGCGGCCGCGCCCGATCTGGTGTTCGTGGGATTGGGCTTCCCCAGGCAGGAGCGCCTGATCGAGCTGCTGCGCCAGGAGCTGCCCACCGCCTGGTTTCTCGCCTGCGGCGGCGGCATCGCGATGACCGCCGGGGTCGTCCGCCGGGCATCGCCCGCGCTGCAGCGGCTGGGGCTGGAGTGGGTGCACCGGCTGGCGCTCGAGCCGCGGCGCCTCGCCCGCAGGTACCTTCGGGACGATCTACCGTTTGCGCTGGCGCTGGTGATTCGCTCGGCGGCGCAACGGTTCAGGCGGAGCGAGAGTCCTTGGCGCTCAAGATGA
- a CDS encoding class I SAM-dependent methyltransferase: MSQDAVELTRGLLTEPAALRHGFLDVLGESTSSPAPTVAQRAMNSPLVATVYERLWRPASFYAASGVTTGAEQRRAASALRLSTAARLLDVACGPGNFTGSLAGQLSDGGLAVGFDISEPMLVRAVLDNSTPRTCYVRGDARALPFADATFDAVCCFGALYLMPEPFRVAHEMVRVLAPGGRIAVLTSYVPDLPGIRHAMTAGARVIGLTMFDRHAFVDLFSSAGLVGVDQQAQRALQFVAAAKPG, translated from the coding sequence ATGAGCCAGGATGCAGTCGAATTGACCCGCGGTCTGCTCACCGAGCCGGCCGCGCTGCGGCATGGTTTCCTCGACGTGTTGGGCGAATCGACGAGCTCTCCGGCCCCGACGGTCGCGCAGCGCGCCATGAACAGCCCCCTGGTCGCGACGGTCTACGAGCGGTTGTGGCGCCCGGCTTCGTTCTACGCGGCCAGCGGCGTCACCACCGGCGCCGAGCAACGGCGGGCGGCATCGGCGCTGCGGCTGTCCACCGCGGCGCGATTGCTCGACGTCGCCTGCGGCCCAGGCAATTTCACCGGCTCGCTGGCAGGACAGCTATCGGATGGCGGACTCGCGGTCGGTTTCGACATCTCCGAGCCGATGCTGGTGCGGGCCGTCCTGGACAACAGCACGCCGCGGACCTGCTACGTCCGCGGCGACGCCCGCGCGTTGCCCTTCGCCGACGCGACCTTCGACGCGGTCTGTTGCTTCGGCGCCCTGTACCTGATGCCCGAGCCGTTCCGGGTGGCACACGAAATGGTGCGGGTGCTCGCGCCCGGGGGGCGCATCGCGGTCCTCACCAGCTATGTCCCGGACCTGCCGGGAATCCGGCACGCGATGACCGCCGGCGCCCGCGTCATCGGGCTCACCATGTTCGACCGGCACGCCTTCGTCGACCTGTTCTCGTCGGCCGGGCTGGTCGGCGTCGATCAGCAGGCGCAGCGCGCGCTGCAGTTCGTCGCCGCAGCAAAGCCCGGCTGA
- a CDS encoding DUF5642 family protein, which yields MFKVAFAVAAVGVLAGCSSGPASSAKVDIKKVSDVKSSFGPDFKVTDIGERGIDPKVLSGRKLPEGLTFDPANCARAATGPEMPPDLQGNMAAVSAEGKGNRFVVIAVETSKALPFNDPGKDCAKVAFTGPQLRGGIEVVDAPQIDGTRTLGVHRVLQALGPGGPRTGELYDYSAQFGDYQVIVTANPLVIPGQPVAPVDTQRARDLLVGAVKSVRG from the coding sequence ATGTTCAAGGTGGCGTTCGCGGTCGCGGCGGTGGGGGTGCTCGCCGGATGCTCGTCAGGGCCGGCCAGCTCGGCGAAGGTGGACATCAAGAAGGTCTCCGACGTGAAGTCGAGCTTCGGGCCGGACTTCAAGGTCACCGACATCGGTGAGCGGGGGATCGATCCCAAGGTGCTGTCGGGCCGCAAGCTTCCCGAGGGGCTCACGTTCGACCCCGCCAATTGTGCGAGAGCGGCGACCGGGCCCGAAATGCCACCGGACCTGCAGGGCAATATGGCGGCCGTCTCGGCCGAGGGCAAGGGCAACCGATTCGTGGTCATCGCCGTGGAAACCTCAAAAGCCTTGCCGTTCAACGACCCCGGTAAGGACTGCGCCAAGGTCGCGTTTACCGGCCCGCAGTTGCGGGGTGGCATCGAGGTCGTCGACGCGCCGCAGATCGACGGAACCCGCACGCTGGGGGTGCATCGCGTCCTGCAGGCGCTGGGCCCCGGCGGACCGCGCACCGGCGAGCTCTACGACTATTCGGCCCAATTCGGCGATTACCAGGTGATCGTCACCGCCAATCCGCTGGTGATCCCGGGGCAGCCGGTCGCGCCGGTCGATACGCAACGCGCCCGCGACTTGCTCGTCGGAGCGGTGAAGTCGGTCCGCGGCTAG
- the arcA gene encoding arginine deiminase translates to MGVVELGTNSEVGALRVVILHRPGGELRRLNPRNMDQLLFDGLPWVARAQDEHDQFAAVLRSRGVEVLLLSDLLAEALTHSGAARMQGVAAAVDARRLGVPLAQALSAYLRGLDAGRLAQVLMVGMTFNELPSDIRTDVSLVLRMHQGADFVIAPLPNLVFTRDSSIWIGPRVVIPTLALRARVREASLTDLVYAHHPRFTGVRRAYESRTAPVEGGDVLLLAPGVVAVGVGERTTPAGAEALARSLFDDDLAHKVLAVPIAQRRAQMHLDTVCTMVDTDTVVMYANVVDTLSAFTIERTPDGVAISDETPFLEAAAKAMEIDRLRVIDTGLDPVVAEREQWDDGNNTLALAPGVVVAYERNAQTNARLQDAGIEVLTIAGSELGTGRGGPRCMSCPVARDPLR, encoded by the coding sequence GTGGGCGTGGTTGAGCTGGGCACCAATTCCGAGGTGGGCGCGCTGCGGGTAGTGATCCTGCACCGGCCCGGCGGCGAGCTGCGGCGCCTCAACCCGCGCAACATGGATCAGTTGCTCTTCGACGGGCTGCCCTGGGTCGCCCGCGCGCAAGACGAACACGACCAGTTCGCCGCGGTGCTGCGCTCGCGCGGTGTCGAGGTGCTGCTGCTGTCGGACCTGCTGGCCGAGGCGCTGACCCACAGCGGGGCCGCGCGCATGCAGGGTGTCGCGGCCGCCGTCGACGCGCGCCGATTGGGAGTGCCGTTGGCGCAAGCGCTTTCGGCCTACCTGCGGGGTCTGGATGCGGGCAGGCTGGCGCAGGTGCTGATGGTCGGCATGACGTTCAACGAATTGCCGTCGGACATCCGGACCGACGTTTCGCTGGTGCTGCGCATGCACCAGGGGGCGGACTTCGTCATCGCGCCCCTGCCCAACCTGGTGTTCACCCGTGATTCGTCGATATGGATCGGCCCGCGGGTGGTGATCCCCACGCTGGCGCTGCGCGCCCGCGTGCGCGAGGCGTCGTTGACCGACCTCGTCTATGCCCATCACCCGCGGTTCACCGGGGTGCGGCGCGCCTACGAGTCGCGCACCGCTCCGGTCGAGGGCGGCGACGTGCTGCTGCTCGCCCCCGGTGTGGTCGCGGTCGGGGTGGGCGAGCGCACCACACCCGCGGGTGCGGAAGCGTTGGCCCGCAGCCTTTTCGACGACGACCTCGCGCACAAGGTGCTCGCGGTGCCGATCGCGCAGCGGCGCGCGCAAATGCACCTGGACACGGTGTGCACGATGGTCGACACCGACACCGTGGTGATGTACGCCAACGTCGTCGACACGCTCTCGGCTTTCACCATCGAGCGGACACCGGACGGTGTGGCCATCAGCGACGAGACGCCATTCCTGGAGGCCGCCGCCAAGGCGATGGAGATCGACCGGCTGCGTGTCATCGATACGGGGTTGGACCCCGTTGTCGCCGAACGGGAGCAGTGGGACGACGGCAACAACACCCTGGCGTTGGCGCCCGGTGTCGTCGTCGCCTACGAGCGCAACGCGCAGACCAACGCGCGGCTGCAGGACGCCGGCATCGAGGTGCTGACCATCGCCGGGTCCGAGCTGGGCACCGGCCGCGGCGGCCCCCGCTGCATGTCCTGTCCCGTCGCCCGCGATCCGTTGCGTTAG
- a CDS encoding GHMP family kinase ATP-binding protein: protein MNPRPRIRARAPLRISFAGGGTDVPPFPTTEGGCVLSATIDRYAHGSLTPRTDRMVTIESVDFKTTTEMRLDSEILYDGSLDLIKAAVRRFGREGTDGYDLVLRSSAPPGSGLGSSSTMMVALTGLLAEHYGVPMGEYETAQLACAIEREDLGITGGMQDLYAATFGGFNFIEFTDRVIVNPLRIRDETAFELELSLLLCFTGITRDSARVIEDQTRRATTGADDTLAGLRAQKELAVAMKAALLTNKLNDFGTLLGEAWTQKKRMSPYITNERIDELYDLALRNGALGGKITGAGGGGYILLYCDFAKKHRLIESLESAGATITEFAFESKGLTTWQA from the coding sequence GTGAATCCCCGGCCCCGAATCCGCGCGCGTGCGCCGCTGCGGATTTCGTTCGCGGGGGGCGGCACCGACGTACCGCCGTTCCCGACCACCGAGGGCGGGTGCGTCCTGTCCGCGACCATCGACCGCTACGCGCACGGATCGCTCACCCCGCGCACCGATCGCATGGTCACCATCGAGTCGGTGGACTTCAAGACCACCACCGAGATGAGGCTCGACAGCGAGATCCTCTACGACGGCAGCCTGGACCTGATCAAGGCCGCCGTGCGCCGGTTCGGCAGGGAGGGCACCGACGGCTACGACCTGGTGCTGCGTTCGAGCGCTCCGCCGGGCTCGGGGCTGGGCTCGTCGTCGACGATGATGGTGGCGCTCACCGGCCTGCTCGCCGAGCACTACGGCGTGCCGATGGGCGAGTACGAGACCGCCCAGCTGGCCTGTGCCATCGAGCGCGAGGATCTGGGCATCACCGGCGGCATGCAGGACCTGTACGCGGCGACGTTCGGGGGATTCAACTTCATCGAGTTCACCGACCGCGTGATCGTCAACCCGCTGCGCATCCGCGACGAGACCGCCTTCGAGCTCGAACTGAGCCTCCTGCTGTGTTTTACGGGCATCACGCGGGACTCCGCCCGAGTGATCGAGGACCAGACGCGGCGGGCCACCACCGGCGCGGACGACACCCTGGCCGGACTTCGGGCGCAGAAGGAGCTGGCGGTGGCCATGAAGGCCGCACTCCTGACGAACAAGCTGAACGATTTCGGCACCCTGCTGGGCGAGGCCTGGACGCAGAAGAAGCGCATGTCGCCCTACATCACCAACGAGCGCATCGACGAGCTCTACGACCTCGCCCTGCGCAACGGCGCACTGGGCGGCAAGATCACCGGCGCGGGCGGTGGCGGTTACATCCTGTTGTACTGCGACTTCGCGAAGAAGCACCGCCTCATCGAAAGCCTCGAGTCGGCCGGCGCCACCATCACCGAATTCGCGTTCGAGAGCAAAGGATTGACCACATGGCAGGCATGA
- a CDS encoding D-glycero-alpha-D-manno-heptose-1,7-bisphosphate 7-phosphatase codes for MADLRNVRTVFLDRDGTINVKADDGEYIRSPEDLILLPGAARAVAALNAAGLRTVLVTNQRWLSEPAGDAARFDAVQHRLERLLADEGARLDAAYHCPHAAASCECRKPGAGMLTRAAREHGFELAESVMIGDSETDMEAGRAAGTATVLLRGGDGEAVGADAVVDDLAAAVRLILSAKDSRSA; via the coding sequence ATGGCCGATTTGCGGAATGTCCGCACCGTCTTCCTGGACCGGGACGGGACCATCAACGTCAAGGCCGACGATGGGGAGTACATCCGGTCGCCCGAGGACTTGATCTTGCTGCCGGGCGCGGCGCGGGCGGTGGCCGCCTTGAACGCCGCCGGCCTGCGCACCGTCCTGGTGACCAATCAACGCTGGTTGTCCGAACCGGCCGGGGACGCGGCGCGTTTCGACGCCGTCCAGCACCGCCTGGAGCGGCTCCTGGCCGACGAGGGCGCCCGCCTCGACGCCGCCTACCACTGCCCGCACGCGGCGGCCAGCTGCGAATGTCGCAAGCCCGGCGCGGGCATGTTGACGCGGGCGGCGCGCGAGCATGGTTTTGAGCTGGCCGAGTCGGTGATGATCGGGGACAGCGAGACCGACATGGAGGCGGGCCGAGCGGCCGGCACGGCGACCGTCCTGCTCCGCGGCGGCGACGGTGAGGCGGTCGGCGCCGACGCGGTGGTCGACGATCTGGCCGCCGCCGTGCGACTCATCTTGAGCGCCAAGGACTCTCGCTCCGCCTGA
- a CDS encoding DUF5642 family protein — MRPFRFGQVTTPALALLVAACAHPSAPAPPPAATKAPPPAAVNPANIKRVVRELPAGYEATTGIPSGASPQVIWSLGPDASDNTVRPPQCAALADPGNGHDQSAQGVSGSGSGGIVDAVVVALPGPVDRPDDVVAACGRWTMTAGRATASVHLIDAPRIDGVPTLGMVADVKSSVESGTEIDSRTYTFIAYLGNFYAFTTLTTDPGSVVAALPPQFAADLLVKTVSTLRS, encoded by the coding sequence ATGCGGCCGTTCCGGTTTGGCCAGGTGACGACGCCGGCGCTCGCGTTGCTGGTGGCCGCGTGCGCCCACCCGTCGGCGCCCGCACCGCCGCCGGCCGCCACGAAGGCCCCACCGCCCGCGGCGGTCAACCCGGCCAACATCAAGCGGGTGGTTCGCGAGCTGCCGGCCGGTTACGAGGCGACCACGGGCATCCCGAGCGGAGCGTCCCCGCAAGTGATCTGGAGCCTCGGGCCCGACGCGTCGGACAACACGGTGAGGCCGCCGCAATGCGCGGCGCTCGCCGACCCCGGCAACGGGCATGACCAGTCGGCGCAGGGCGTGTCCGGGTCGGGCAGCGGCGGCATCGTCGACGCCGTGGTGGTGGCTTTGCCGGGGCCGGTGGACCGGCCCGACGACGTCGTCGCCGCATGTGGCCGGTGGACCATGACCGCCGGACGCGCCACCGCGAGCGTGCACCTCATCGACGCCCCGCGCATCGATGGCGTCCCGACCCTGGGCATGGTGGCCGACGTCAAGTCGTCGGTCGAGTCCGGCACCGAGATAGATTCGCGCACATACACGTTCATCGCGTACCTGGGCAACTTCTATGCGTTCACGACGCTGACCACCGATCCGGGTTCGGTGGTGGCGGCACTGCCACCGCAATTCGCCGCCGATCTGCTCGTCAAAACGGTGTCCACGTTGCGCAGCTGA